A portion of the Prinia subflava isolate CZ2003 ecotype Zambia unplaced genomic scaffold, Cam_Psub_1.2 scaffold_52_NEW, whole genome shotgun sequence genome contains these proteins:
- the LOC134565456 gene encoding keratin, type II cytoskeletal 75-like, translating to MSRQSTVRIQRGRSGFSAASAVVPNTCRTSFSSCSVTRLGSCNAGSGFARVGGGFGSKSLYNVGGCKKISVAGRGGSFYGAGSVFGVPANLGYGYGAFGGGPGFPAGGIHEVSINQSLLKPLNLEIDPNIQRIRKEEKEQIKTLNNKFASFIDKVRFLEQQNKVLETKWSLLQEQGMKTVRNNLEPLFETYINNLRVQLNSLLSDKGRLEGELVNTQYLVEDFKKKYEDEINRRTIAENEFVTLKKDVDASYMNKVELQARADALSEEINFLRALYEAELSQMQTQISDTSVVLTMDNNRNLDLDSIISEVKAQYEDIANRSRAEAESWYQTKYEELQATAGRHGDDLRNTKQEISELNRHVQRLRSEIDSVKKQCANLKAAITDAEERGELTLKDARAKLAELEDALQQAKADLARQLREYQELMNVKLALDIEIATYRKLLEGEECRLAGDGVPVNISVTRTTVGTGYGGASNLTTGGGICSLGNSFNCGNIPGVSSTTLGAGSSSSVKFVSSSSTRRSYRS from the exons ATGTCTCGCCAGTCCACCGTGAGGATTCAGAGGGGGAGAAGCGGCTTCAGCGCCGCCTCGGCCGTGGTGCCCAACACCTGCAGGACCagcttcagctcctgctccgTCACCCGCCTGGGCAGCTGCAACGCTGGCAGCGGCTTTGCCAGGGTCGGGGGGGGCTTTGGAAGCAAAAGCCTCTACAACGTTGGTGGCTGCAAGAAGATCTCCGTGGCTGGAAGGGGCGGCAGCTTCTACGGCGCCGGGAGTGTGTTCGGGGTTCCAGCCAACCTTGGCTACGGATATGGGGCCTTTGGGGGTGGCCCTGGATTCCCAGCTGGGGGCATCCACGAGGTCTCCATCAATCAGAGCCTCCTGAAACCGCTCAACTTGGAGATTGACCCCAACATCCAAAGGATCcggaaggaggagaaggaacaaATCAAAACCCTCAACAATAAATTCGCCTCCTTCATTGACAAG GTCCGATTCCTCGAGCAACAAAACAAAGTGCTGGAGACCAAGTGGagtctgctgcaggagcagggaatgaaaACAGTGAGGAACAACTTGGAGCCACTTTTTGAGACCTACATCAACAACCTGCGGGTGCAGCTGAACTCGCTGCTGAGCGACAAGGGGAGGCTGGAGGGAGAGCTCGTCAACACCCAGTACCTGGTCGAGGACTTCAAGAAGAA GTATGAAGATGAGATCAACAGAAGGACCATTGCAGAGAACGAATTTGTGACGCTCAAGAAG GATGTAGATGCTTCCTACATGAATAAGGTGGAACTCCAAGCCAGAGCAGATGCGCTgagtgaagaaattaatttcctgagAGCACTTTATGAAGCA GAGCTGTCCCAGATGCAGACCCAGATCTCCGACACCTCTGTGGTCCTCACCATGGACAACAACAGGAACCTGGACCTGGACAGCATCATCTCCGAGGTGAAGGCGCAGTACGAGGACATCGCCAACCGCAGCCGCGCCGAGGCCGAGTCCTGGTACCAGACCAAG TACGAGGAGCTGCAGGCCACGGCGGGCAGGCACGGGGACGACCTCCGGAACACCAAGCAGGAGATCTCGGAGCTGAACCGCCACGTCCAGCGGCTCCGATCTGAGATCGACAGCGTCAAAAAACAG TGTGCAAACCTGAAAGCCGCCATCACCGACGCCGAGGAGCGCGGGGAGCTGACCCTCAAGGACGCCCGGGCCAAGCTGGCCGAGCTGGAGGACGCCCTGCAGCAGGCCAAGGCTGACCTGGCCCGGCAGCTCCGGGAGTACCAGGAGCTGATGAACGTCAAGCTGGCCCTGGACATCGAGATCGCGACCTACAGGAAGCTGCTGGAGGGCGAGGAGTGCAG GCTGGCTGGAGATGGGGTCCCAGTGAATATCT CCGTCACCAGAACCACAGTGGGAACAGGATACGGAGGAGCGAGCAACCTCACCACGGGAGGGGGCATCTGCAGCCTGGGGAACAGCTTCAACTGCGGGAAC